One genomic segment of Candidatus Fukatsuia endosymbiont of Tuberolachnus salignus includes these proteins:
- a CDS encoding prepilin-type N-terminal cleavage/methylation domain-containing protein, whose product MVTFYNREWRLRVKHPQPRLEIKQIPAKYQKGFSLPEIVIAALLFSVSLLGLLQYQQTLLQGFHRQRQLKQAWSLAQQNIEILANGDFPFSESRLPKPALGWQYTHNADRINESCVKLNVKVITPQKQQVELNRWLCDTQE is encoded by the coding sequence GTGGTAACTTTTTATAATCGTGAGTGGCGGTTGCGAGTAAAACATCCGCAGCCTCGGCTAGAGATAAAACAAATACCCGCCAAATACCAAAAGGGCTTCAGTCTACCCGAAATCGTTATTGCGGCTTTGTTATTCTCGGTATCTTTGTTGGGGCTATTACAATACCAGCAGACATTGTTACAGGGTTTCCATCGTCAACGGCAGCTCAAGCAAGCGTGGTCACTTGCTCAGCAAAACATCGAGATTCTGGCAAACGGTGATTTCCCATTTTCCGAGTCCAGACTACCAAAACCAGCCTTGGGTTGGCAATATACTCATAATGCAGATCGTATTAATGAAAGTTGCGTAAAATTAAATGTCAAAGTGATCACACCACAAAAGCAACAGGTTGAATTGAACCGTTGGCTCTGTGACACGCAGGAATAA
- a CDS encoding IS630 transposase-related protein — protein MALAEDVALYPDAYQRERAARFQVCQKAIWQALKNLGVTYKKNPASSQGRRRDTARLPGHDSLL, from the coding sequence GTGGCGTTAGCTGAAGATGTTGCACTTTATCCCGATGCTTACCAACGGGAACGGGCGGCGCGCTTTCAGGTGTGCCAGAAAGCCATTTGGCAGGCACTGAAAAACCTGGGTGTCACCTATAAAAAAAACCCTGCGTCATCCCAAGGCAGACGAAGAGACACGGCGCGCCTTCCAGGACACGATAGCCTGCTATAA
- a CDS encoding transposase — protein sequence MSPIKKTLRHPKADEETRRAFQDTIACYKKQGKPVVYLDESGFAHDRPRTHGYATQGQRCWGTQDWQPKGRTNVIGALLGTVLMAVGLFFCSINSDVFYAWVTQRLLPTLPPHCVIVMDNASFHKRLDIQQAISKAGHRIEYLTPYSPALNPHFYPQFLLLRIMNNLTFSCRISYPRQSDIIPGKPSARRLRNPPN from the coding sequence GTGTCACCTATAAAAAAAACCCTGCGTCATCCCAAGGCAGACGAAGAGACACGGCGCGCCTTCCAGGACACGATAGCCTGCTATAAAAAGCAGGGAAAACCGGTCGTTTATCTGGATGAAAGCGGTTTCGCACACGATAGGCCACGAACCCACGGTTATGCTACACAAGGTCAACGCTGTTGGGGTACCCAGGATTGGCAGCCTAAGGGCCGAACAAATGTCATTGGCGCGTTACTGGGAACCGTCCTGATGGCGGTCGGATTATTTTTTTGTTCCATTAACAGTGATGTTTTTTACGCCTGGGTTACCCAGCGCCTTTTGCCTACTCTTCCTCCTCATTGTGTCATCGTGATGGATAACGCCAGTTTCCACAAACGTCTCGACATTCAGCAGGCTATCAGTAAAGCCGGGCATCGGATTGAATATCTCACTCCCTACTCACCTGCTCTCAATCCTCACTTTTACCCACAATTTTTGTTATTAAGAATAATGAACAATCTCACATTTTCTTGCAGGATCTCATACCCTCGCCAAAGCGACATTATTCCCGGTAAACCCTCGGCACGTCGGTTAAGAAATCCTCCCAATTGA
- a CDS encoding prepilin peptidase-dependent protein — protein MKSPIAIKQQGVSLIELLLVMFLVGLMVTWGRQGWYRHQQREQLVTNAQQLLAFLTRIKADADWHNHTILLWVQHSGRGCLGSREILAAACEGRTDNVFIPSGNISLSATAQNEMGFYGRRNTAQPGHFTLVNSAGRIRLVISNRGRMRLCSEDKSIAGIGRCH, from the coding sequence ATGAAATCTCCCATTGCAATAAAACAACAGGGCGTCAGCCTGATCGAATTACTTCTCGTCATGTTTCTGGTGGGTTTAATGGTGACGTGGGGAAGGCAGGGTTGGTATCGTCATCAACAACGAGAACAGTTGGTGACTAACGCCCAGCAACTGTTAGCTTTCCTGACCCGGATTAAAGCTGATGCTGACTGGCATAATCATACTATTTTGTTATGGGTGCAACATTCTGGTCGTGGGTGTCTTGGCAGTAGAGAAATATTAGCAGCGGCCTGTGAAGGAAGAACGGATAACGTCTTTATTCCATCTGGAAATATTTCATTGAGTGCGACTGCGCAAAATGAGATGGGGTTTTATGGTCGGCGTAACACGGCGCAACCGGGTCATTTTACTCTCGTCAATTCAGCCGGGCGTATCCGGTTGGTCATATCAAACCGAGGCAGGATGAGGTTGTGCAGTGAAGATAAATCGATAGCAGGTATCGGACGATGTCATTAG
- a CDS encoding IS630 transposase-related protein, producing MSHSVDFRRKVLGIREQENLSIRETAKRFHIGSASVTRWLSRIEVKPSSPVGVSLIKWR from the coding sequence ATGAGCCACTCTGTCGATTTTCGCCGTAAAGTTCTGGGTATTCGAGAGCAAGAAAACTTGAGTATCAGAGAGACCGCTAAACGCTTCCACATTGGTTCAGCTTCCGTTACCCGCTGGCTCAGTCGTATCGAGGTTAAACCTTCTTCCCCCGTCGGCGTAAGCTTGATAAAGTGGCGTTAG
- a CDS encoding YpfN family protein — MLWLKDYWWVILILLVGVILNAIKALYRLDYKSYLKNKPQLPPHRDNNAEWDDDKD, encoded by the coding sequence CTGCTCTGGTTGAAAGATTATTGGTGGGTGATATTGATTTTGCTGGTGGGCGTTATTTTAAATGCTATCAAAGCATTATACCGGCTTGATTACAAAAGTTATCTGAAAAATAAACCGCAATTACCTCCTCATCGTGATAATAATGCCGAGTGGGACGACGATAAAGATTAA
- a CDS encoding YgdB family protein, translated as MRSVYQQGSSTLLAVAVFFTLSLFLLMGLHHQLNRAMRITQDQQFYLRAYNQAASSLNWGLSHSWPLRLLQHSSTGQRGKWHCAIQQPHGLKACIKAMITSGTFWLKGESALLKGEGSLTGHKPRKIVLYQQVIYETTHSAVMDIRKRNMPKMNEQRVMKVTNRWLDFCPEKDEEFCVD; from the coding sequence ATGAGATCAGTTTATCAACAGGGTAGTAGTACGCTATTGGCAGTAGCGGTATTTTTTACGCTGAGTTTATTTTTGCTAATGGGACTACATCACCAATTGAATCGTGCTATGCGTATCACTCAAGACCAACAGTTCTATCTCCGAGCTTATAATCAAGCGGCTTCATCGCTAAACTGGGGGCTCAGCCACAGTTGGCCGTTGAGATTGCTACAACATAGCAGCACTGGACAGCGCGGAAAATGGCATTGTGCAATACAGCAACCCCACGGGTTGAAAGCTTGTATCAAAGCAATGATCACTTCTGGAACATTCTGGCTAAAAGGAGAAAGTGCACTGCTAAAAGGGGAAGGGTCACTGACAGGTCATAAACCTCGGAAAATTGTTTTGTACCAGCAAGTCATTTATGAAACCACGCACTCTGCCGTTATGGATATCCGGAAGAGAAATATGCCAAAAATGAATGAGCAACGGGTTATGAAGGTTACAAACCGGTGGTTAGATTTTTGTCCCGAAAAGGATGAAGAATTTTGTGTCGATTAG
- a CDS encoding IS4/Tn5 family transposase DNA-binding protein has translation MKNDSGEIGLLVESIVKSGNRHMKTVTGNGNEWIREEFHQIDFGDKRLKERFFETAGLLSSKASGSIYPSCHGSWSQAKGAYRFFSNERVSESALFRTHCVQTQKRLEGHSLVFFSSGQIRVGL, from the coding sequence ATGAAAAATGATTCAGGTGAAATTGGATTATTGGTAGAGTCAATAGTTAAATCAGGAAACAGGCACATGAAAACAGTAACGGGTAATGGGAATGAGTGGATCCGGGAAGAATTTCATCAAATTGATTTCGGAGATAAACGCCTTAAAGAGCGTTTTTTTGAAACAGCGGGCTTATTATCATCAAAAGCGTCAGGTTCAATTTACCCAAGCTGTCATGGCTCCTGGTCACAGGCCAAAGGAGCTTATCGATTTTTTAGCAATGAGAGAGTGAGCGAGAGCGCGCTATTCCGTACACATTGTGTGCAAACACAAAAACGTCTGGAGGGGCATTCACTGGTTTTTTTCTCTTCAGGACAGATCAGAGTTGGACTTTGA
- a CDS encoding prepilin peptidase-dependent protein produces MIEKKSDCIQIHHYHPPMGFTLPEVMLALSFGSLIVLSAAKIYPQFHKQVATVYQHYRLEQAMRQVMLTIEKDVRRAGFCHQQCSGSAIAFSQDRGEMKNSCMIVAYDLNRNGHWEDEGHTKSEYFGYRLRHGALEAQRGERNCFGNGWEKLFDPQEIKVTHFTVTPVGDLTSGNLFKLQLAANSIRDPAVQLEINSVIHGKNL; encoded by the coding sequence ATGATAGAGAAAAAATCAGATTGCATACAAATTCATCACTATCACCCCCCTATGGGGTTTACCTTACCGGAGGTCATGCTAGCGTTGAGTTTTGGCAGTTTGATTGTATTGAGCGCCGCCAAGATTTATCCACAGTTTCACAAACAAGTTGCAACCGTATATCAGCACTACCGTCTTGAGCAGGCAATGCGACAAGTTATGCTTACTATCGAAAAAGATGTACGGCGGGCTGGTTTCTGTCATCAACAGTGTTCTGGGTCTGCAATAGCCTTTAGTCAAGATCGAGGCGAAATGAAAAACTCCTGTATGATCGTTGCTTATGACCTTAATCGCAATGGTCATTGGGAGGACGAAGGACATACGAAGTCTGAATATTTTGGTTACCGATTGCGTCATGGAGCTTTAGAGGCACAGCGTGGAGAGAGAAACTGTTTTGGCAATGGTTGGGAAAAACTATTTGATCCACAAGAAATAAAAGTGACCCATTTTACCGTAACACCTGTAGGCGATCTCACATCAGGGAATCTATTTAAATTGCAACTTGCAGCGAACTCAATAAGAGATCCGGCAGTCCAGCTTGAGATAAACAGCGTAATTCATGGTAAAAATTTATGA
- a CDS encoding IS630 transposase-related protein, translating into MSHSVDFRRKVLGIREKENLSIRETAKRFHIGSASVTRWLSRIEVKPSSPRRRKLDKVALAEDVALYPDAYQRERAARFQVCQKAIWQALKNLGVTYKKNPASSQGRRRDTAHLPGHDSLL; encoded by the coding sequence ATGAGCCACTCTGTCGATTTTCGCCGTAAAGTTCTGGGTATTCGAGAGAAAGAAAACTTGAGTATCAGAGAGACCGCTAAACGCTTCCACATTGGTTCAGCTTCCGTTACCCGCTGGCTCAGTCGTATCGAGGTTAAACCTTCTTCCCCCCGTCGGCGTAAGCTTGATAAAGTGGCGTTAGCTGAAGATGTTGCACTTTATCCCGATGCTTACCAACGGGAACGGGCGGCGCGCTTTCAGGTGTGCCAGAAAGCCATTTGGCAGGCACTGAAAAACCTGGGCGTCACCTATAAAAAAAACCCTGCGTCATCCCAAGGCAGACGAAGAGACACGGCGCACCTTCCAGGACACGATAGCCTGCTATAA
- a CDS encoding IS630 transposase-related protein — protein MALAEDVALYPDAYQRERAARFQVCQKAIWQALKNLGVTYKKNPASSQGRRRDTARLPGHDSLL, from the coding sequence GTGGCGTTAGCTGAAGATGTTGCACTTTATCCCGATGCTTACCAACGGGAACGGGCGGCGCGCTTTCAGGTGTGCCAGAAAGCCATTTGGCAGGCACTGAAAAACCTGGGCGTCACCTATAAAAAAAACCCTGCGTCATCCCAAGGCAGACGAAGAGACACGGCGCGCCTTCCAGGACACGATAGCCTGCTATAA
- a CDS encoding transposase has protein sequence MKKTLRHPKADEETRRTFQDTIACYKKQGKPVVYLDESGFAHDRPRTHGYAARGQRCWGTQDGQPKGRTNVIGALLGTVLMAVGLFFCSINSDVFYSWVTQRLLPTLPPHCVIVMDNASFHKRLDIQQAISKAGHRIEYLTPYSPALNPHFYPQR, from the coding sequence ATAAAAAAAACCCTGCGTCATCCCAAGGCAGACGAAGAGACACGGCGCACCTTCCAGGACACGATAGCCTGCTATAAAAAGCAGGGAAAACCGGTCGTTTATCTGGATGAAAGCGGTTTCGCACACGATAGGCCACGAACCCACGGTTATGCTGCACGAGGTCAACGCTGTTGGGGTACCCAGGATGGGCAGCCTAAGGGCCGAACAAATGTCATTGGCGCGTTACTGGGAACCGTCCTGATGGCGGTCGGATTATTTTTTTGTTCCATTAACAGTGATGTTTTTTACTCCTGGGTTACCCAGCGCCTTTTGCCTACTCTTCCTCCTCATTGTGTCATCGTGATGGATAACGCCAGTTTCCACAAACGTCTCGACATTCAGCAGGCTATCAGTAAAGCCGGGCATCGGATTGAATATCTCACTCCCTACTCACCTGCTCTCAATCCTCACTTTTACCCACAACGTTGA
- the recC gene encoding exodeoxyribonuclease V subunit gamma, with amino-acid sequence MFTVYYSNQLDILKELTAVLIEHEPLKDPFQQEVILVQSPGMAQWLQIQLAQQFGIAANIQFPLPATFIWDMFTKVLPGIPKESAFSKKAMTWKLMWLLPTLLERPAFAAMQRYLSDDSEKRKIHQLATRVADLFDQYLVYRPEWLKKWEGGQLIDGLSDVQQWQAPLWAELTQYTRQLKQPEWHRANLYQRFICRLHENDMYPPGLPKRVFICGISALPPIYLQALQALGKHIEIHLMFTNPCRYFWGDIQDYTLLAKLESRKRRHFQGSLSPNLFRNPQSATELFNAEGQQNLSNPLLASWGRLGRDHMYLLSQLDDIQEVHAFVDVEPDNLLHTMQHDILELEDHAIIGVTVETLTRSDQKRLLDPQDHSISIHVCHSPQREVEVLQDQLLGLLAADPQLTTRDIIVMVADIDNYTPYIQAVFGNATTERYLSFAISDRKSSQVHPVLQAFITLLDLPQSRFTSEQVLVLLEVDSLAKKFGIDEGELRHLRQWVEEAGIRWGLDDDNVRQLSLPPTGQHTWKFGLTRMLLGYAMESNAGDWQGILPYDESSGLAAELVGQLAEMLMQLSSWRQQLASARTLVAWLPLCQQLLDTFFERSEDNEEILVLIEQQWQKIINYGTAAQYPDNISITLLRDDLIAHFDNERISQRFLAGSINFCTLMPMRSIPFKIVCLLGMNDGIYPRTVPPLGFDLMAQQTQRGDRSRRDDDRYLFLEALVSAQQQFYISYIGNSIQDNSERYPSVLVSELLDYLTQSYHLPGDEDLNADDSAQRVAQHIIRWHTRDPFAADNFIIGSEQQSYAAEWLPAAQTCGQAYPDFNRPLVMEPLTELTLDDLMRFYRHPVRTFFQLRLGVNFTIEETELSAEEPFTLDDLARYQFNTLFLNTLIEQEDIGKFFARSKASGTLPYGSFGEIYWQSQQKEIAPLAEQIRSERGGYHSLELDIDMGETRLVGWLHRVQADGLLRWRPTKLTAVDGLLLWLEHLVYCLAGGNAESRMYGCKGTIWRFEPLLQSDAQRYLQLLYTGYQRGMSQPLLLLYKSGWTWLTHCFDAETGQICWDEKTQTKAKEKLLQTWQGNLQQDTGERKDPYIQRILRVMDDEYLQIILQETERYLLPIARHNLIRR; translated from the coding sequence ATGTTCACGGTTTACTATTCTAATCAACTAGATATATTAAAAGAGCTGACTGCCGTACTGATAGAACACGAACCCTTGAAGGATCCCTTTCAGCAAGAGGTGATACTGGTACAAAGCCCAGGTATGGCACAATGGCTACAGATTCAGTTAGCACAACAATTCGGTATCGCGGCGAATATTCAGTTTCCTCTGCCTGCAACCTTTATTTGGGATATGTTTACCAAGGTACTGCCTGGTATTCCTAAAGAGAGTGCTTTTAGCAAAAAGGCAATGACATGGAAATTAATGTGGTTACTGCCTACTCTACTTGAGAGACCCGCTTTTGCTGCAATGCAACGTTATCTCAGTGATGACAGTGAAAAGCGAAAAATTCATCAATTGGCAACACGGGTAGCCGATCTTTTTGATCAATATTTGGTCTATCGTCCTGAATGGTTGAAAAAATGGGAAGGTGGACAGCTGATTGATGGGCTCAGTGATGTGCAACAATGGCAGGCACCTTTGTGGGCGGAATTGACGCAATATACGCGTCAGCTTAAACAACCCGAATGGCATCGAGCTAATCTTTATCAGCGTTTTATCTGCAGATTACATGAAAACGATATGTATCCCCCGGGTTTACCTAAGCGAGTGTTTATCTGTGGCATTTCTGCACTACCTCCTATCTATTTGCAAGCTTTACAAGCCTTAGGTAAGCATATTGAAATTCATTTGATGTTTACCAATCCTTGTCGCTATTTTTGGGGTGATATCCAGGATTATACTCTTCTTGCTAAGCTAGAAAGCCGCAAACGACGCCATTTTCAAGGATCTTTATCACCCAATTTATTTCGTAATCCACAGTCGGCGACTGAATTATTTAATGCTGAAGGTCAACAAAACCTCAGTAATCCCTTGCTTGCCTCTTGGGGACGATTAGGTCGAGACCATATGTATTTATTGTCACAACTTGACGATATTCAAGAGGTTCATGCCTTTGTAGATGTTGAACCCGATAACCTGTTGCATACAATGCAGCACGATATTCTAGAGCTGGAAGATCATGCCATCATTGGTGTTACTGTGGAAACCCTCACTCGTAGTGATCAAAAACGGTTATTAGATCCACAAGATCACTCAATCAGCATACATGTCTGCCATAGCCCACAGCGGGAGGTAGAAGTTTTACAGGATCAGCTACTGGGATTATTGGCAGCGGATCCACAATTGACAACACGTGACATCATTGTGATGGTGGCCGATATTGATAATTATACCCCTTATATCCAGGCCGTATTTGGTAACGCGACTACTGAGCGCTACTTATCCTTTGCTATCTCAGATCGCAAATCTAGTCAAGTTCATCCTGTGTTGCAGGCATTTATTACACTGCTTGATTTACCACAAAGTCGCTTCACTTCAGAACAAGTATTAGTGCTATTGGAAGTTGATAGTTTGGCAAAAAAATTTGGTATCGATGAAGGTGAATTACGTCACTTACGCCAATGGGTAGAGGAAGCGGGGATACGTTGGGGGTTGGATGATGATAATGTGCGGCAACTTTCTCTGCCACCAACGGGTCAGCATACCTGGAAGTTTGGATTAACCCGTATGCTTTTAGGCTATGCTATGGAGAGTAACGCCGGTGATTGGCAAGGAATATTACCTTATGATGAATCGAGTGGTTTGGCCGCTGAACTGGTTGGGCAGCTAGCAGAAATGCTCATGCAACTCAGTTCATGGCGCCAACAGCTAGCCAGCGCGCGTACTCTAGTGGCATGGTTGCCTCTATGCCAACAGTTGCTCGATACCTTCTTCGAACGTTCTGAAGATAATGAAGAGATTCTGGTATTAATAGAACAGCAATGGCAAAAAATTATCAACTATGGTACGGCAGCGCAATATCCTGACAATATATCTATCACCTTATTGCGAGACGATTTGATAGCACACTTTGATAACGAAAGGATAAGTCAGCGCTTTTTGGCGGGATCAATTAATTTTTGTACACTAATGCCAATGCGTTCAATTCCTTTTAAAATTGTCTGTTTATTAGGTATGAACGATGGGATCTACCCCAGGACAGTACCACCACTGGGCTTTGATTTAATGGCACAGCAAACACAAAGAGGTGATCGCAGCCGTCGGGATGATGATCGTTACCTTTTTCTTGAAGCATTAGTATCCGCGCAACAGCAGTTCTATATTAGTTATATTGGCAACTCTATTCAGGATAACAGTGAACGTTATCCCTCAGTCCTGGTCAGTGAACTCCTTGACTATCTAACACAAAGTTATCATCTACCGGGAGACGAAGACCTCAATGCTGATGACAGTGCTCAACGTGTGGCTCAGCATATCATCAGGTGGCATACACGAGATCCCTTTGCCGCGGACAATTTTATCATTGGCAGTGAACAACAAAGTTATGCGGCAGAATGGTTACCGGCAGCACAAACCTGTGGTCAAGCATATCCTGATTTTAATCGCCCCCTAGTGATGGAGCCACTAACTGAGTTAACTTTGGATGATTTGATGCGTTTTTACCGCCATCCAGTACGTACTTTCTTCCAATTACGCCTTGGCGTAAACTTTACGATTGAAGAAACGGAATTATCTGCTGAGGAACCTTTCACCCTGGATGATTTAGCGCGTTATCAATTTAATACTCTATTTTTGAATACCTTGATAGAACAGGAAGACATTGGCAAATTCTTTGCCCGATCCAAGGCCTCAGGTACTTTGCCTTATGGTTCTTTTGGAGAAATATACTGGCAGAGTCAGCAAAAAGAAATAGCACCGCTTGCGGAACAAATCCGCAGTGAGCGTGGTGGATATCACAGTTTGGAACTGGATATTGATATGGGAGAAACCAGATTAGTTGGCTGGCTACATCGAGTGCAAGCTGATGGATTACTCCGCTGGCGACCAACAAAATTAACGGCTGTGGATGGATTATTACTTTGGTTGGAACACCTCGTTTATTGCCTAGCTGGAGGTAATGCTGAAAGTCGGATGTATGGTTGTAAGGGAACCATTTGGCGGTTTGAGCCTTTATTGCAATCTGACGCACAACGTTACTTGCAACTTTTATATACTGGATATCAGCGAGGAATGAGCCAACCACTATTGCTATTATACAAAAGTGGTTGGACATGGCTAACACACTGTTTTGATGCAGAAACCGGACAAATTTGTTGGGATGAAAAAACACAAACTAAAGCCAAAGAAAAATTACTACAAACGTGGCAAGGCAATCTACAACAGGACACAGGGGAAAGAAAAGATCCTTATATCCAGCGTATTTTACGGGTGATGGATGACGAATATCTACAAATTATCTTGCAGGAAACCGAACGCTATTTATTGCCAATAGCTCGCCATAACCTAATTCGACGCTAG
- a CDS encoding transposase produces MKKTLRHPKADEETRRAFQDTIACYKKQGKPVVYLDESGFAHDMPRTHGYAARGQRCWGTQDGQAKGRTNVIGALLGTVLMAVGLFFCSINSDVFYAWVTQRLLPTLPPHCVIVMDNASFHKRLDIQQAISKAGHRIEYLPLYSPDLNPHFYPQR; encoded by the coding sequence ATAAAAAAAACCCTGCGTCATCCCAAGGCAGACGAAGAGACACGGCGCGCCTTCCAGGACACGATAGCCTGCTATAAAAAGCAGGGAAAACCGGTCGTTTATCTGGATGAAAGCGGTTTCGCACACGATATGCCACGAACCCACGGTTATGCTGCACGAGGTCAACGCTGTTGGGGTACCCAGGATGGGCAGGCCAAGGGCCGAACAAATGTCATTGGCGCGTTACTGGGAACCGTCCTGATGGCGGTCGGATTATTTTTTTGTTCCATTAACAGTGATGTTTTTTACGCCTGGGTTACCCAGCGCCTTTTGCCTACTCTTCCTCCTCATTGTGTCATCGTGATGGATAACGCCAGTTTCCACAAACGTCTCGACATTCAGCAGGCTATCAGTAAAGCCGGGCATCGGATTGAATATCTCCCTCTCTACTCACCTGATCTCAATCCTCACTTTTACCCACAACGTTGA
- a CDS encoding IS4 family transposase — translation MDFDTHKKTEGLGSISKAYHKHKMGLMLHASLMVTQEGLPLGLSSLKCWSRVSREEPPQEKQRRLYQSTMKEKESIKWIETLYETAALIPKDTCLITLGDREADIFELFRVASSLKTFFIIRNRKDRKFIDEKGKKTTVQTALSKTPILKTIALTLPKNQQRVARTAYVDIRSISGWLPIRNNLVYGPTNKDASRHIHEKVHVSAISVKEQPPPEGVAPVEWVLLTHLTATDAFEAEEKVNWYRLRWKIEEFFKTLKSGCCVEQCRLNTATKLTKMITLKSIIAFKLMYMTKMAALCPEATCTDVLSKIEWQSCIAEYRQQAAFPSIPPQCFRQ, via the coding sequence TTGGACTTTGACACACATAAAAAGACAGAGGGGTTGGGAAGTATATCTAAAGCCTATCACAAACATAAAATGGGGTTGATGCTTCATGCAAGTTTGATGGTAACTCAGGAGGGCTTGCCGCTTGGGTTATCCTCGCTTAAATGCTGGTCACGTGTTTCCCGAGAGGAACCCCCTCAGGAAAAACAGCGGCGGCTTTATCAATCGACAATGAAAGAGAAAGAAAGTATTAAGTGGATAGAGACCCTCTACGAGACAGCGGCGCTGATACCCAAAGATACCTGCTTAATCACGCTGGGAGACAGAGAAGCGGATATTTTCGAACTTTTTCGGGTTGCAAGCTCACTAAAAACATTTTTTATTATCCGCAACCGGAAAGACAGAAAATTTATCGATGAAAAGGGGAAAAAAACAACGGTGCAAACCGCCTTGTCAAAGACGCCGATTTTAAAAACCATAGCACTCACCCTGCCCAAAAATCAGCAAAGGGTAGCAAGAACGGCTTATGTGGATATTCGCTCCATTTCAGGCTGGCTCCCCATTAGAAATAATCTAGTTTATGGGCCTACCAATAAAGACGCTTCACGGCATATCCATGAAAAGGTTCACGTATCTGCCATCAGTGTTAAAGAACAGCCTCCTCCAGAAGGAGTAGCGCCTGTCGAATGGGTATTATTGACCCATTTGACGGCCACTGACGCCTTTGAAGCAGAAGAGAAAGTGAATTGGTATAGACTGAGATGGAAGATAGAAGAGTTCTTCAAAACACTGAAATCAGGATGTTGTGTTGAACAATGTCGTTTAAATACGGCAACCAAACTAACGAAAATGATCACCCTCAAAAGCATTATCGCCTTCAAACTGATGTATATGACCAAAATGGCAGCGTTGTGTCCTGAGGCTACCTGCACCGATGTGTTGTCAAAGATAGAATGGCAAAGCTGTATTGCAGAATACAGACAACAAGCCGCCTTCCCGAGCATCCCCCCACAGTGCTTCAGGCAATAA
- a CDS encoding IS630 transposase-related protein — MSHSVDFRRKVLGIREQENLSIRETAKRFHIGSASVTRWLSRIEVKASSPPSA; from the coding sequence ATGAGCCACTCTGTCGATTTTCGCCGTAAAGTTCTGGGTATTCGAGAGCAAGAAAACTTGAGTATCAGAGAGACCGCTAAACGCTTCCACATTGGTTCAGCTTCCGTTACCCGCTGGCTCAGTCGTATCGAGGTTAAAGCTTCTTCCCCCCCGTCGGCGTAA
- a CDS encoding IS4/Tn5 family transposase DNA-binding protein: MKNDSGEIGLLVESIVKSGNRHMKTVTGNGNEWIREEFHQIDFGDKRLKERFFETAGFLSSKASGSIYPSCHGSWSQATGAYRFFSNERVSESALFRTHCVQTQKRLEGHSLVFFSSGQIRVGL; this comes from the coding sequence ATGAAAAATGATTCAGGTGAAATTGGATTATTGGTAGAGTCAATAGTTAAATCAGGAAACAGGCACATGAAAACAGTAACGGGTAATGGGAATGAGTGGATCCGGGAAGAATTTCATCAAATTGATTTCGGAGATAAACGCCTTAAAGAGCGTTTTTTTGAAACAGCGGGCTTCTTATCATCAAAAGCGTCAGGTTCAATTTACCCAAGCTGTCATGGCTCCTGGTCACAGGCCACAGGAGCTTATCGATTTTTTAGCAATGAGAGAGTGAGCGAGAGCGCGCTATTCCGTACACATTGTGTGCAAACACAAAAACGTCTGGAGGGGCATTCACTGGTTTTTTTCTCTTCAGGACAGATCAGAGTTGGACTTTGA